The following are encoded in a window of Providencia rettgeri genomic DNA:
- a CDS encoding ROK family protein codes for MLNQTGHIDQIKQLNTGIVYRIIDQHGPISRIALSKQASLAPASITKITRELMDAHLIKELEFPVLGLRGRPAVGLVIESEGWQFLSIVIESRKSITVSLKEINGTTLAQNEYPFDVSGNDAFIHQLLELISQFFADHQTSIERLTAISILAEGILDPYQGTIHQLPSFDINALPIAQHLTTQTGLSVYLHPTVDALALMDHFAFSAKRQAKNIIYLQLHDAVNVTILNQGVTLDASTHKPLLFGHTQLNESHPIACYCGGEGCLERHVSIAAILQKARILRCNYPHTALLQNELSVDNICAGAILGDELCVYLIEDVAKQLAKPLALMTNLLGTELILINSPLNGAAEVLFERLRHYMKQSASHLYSSNLLIEKSNFSIKESESTLIQRALYDGSLLLQLLQG; via the coding sequence ATGCTGAATCAAACAGGTCATATTGACCAAATCAAACAATTAAACACGGGTATCGTGTATCGAATTATTGATCAACATGGTCCAATATCACGTATCGCCTTATCTAAACAAGCTTCACTCGCCCCTGCAAGTATTACAAAAATCACGCGAGAATTAATGGATGCTCATTTAATCAAAGAGTTAGAATTTCCAGTGCTCGGCTTACGGGGACGCCCTGCGGTAGGGCTTGTGATTGAAAGTGAAGGGTGGCAATTTCTTTCAATCGTTATTGAATCACGCAAAAGCATCACTGTTTCTTTGAAAGAAATTAACGGAACGACGTTAGCTCAAAACGAATATCCATTTGATGTAAGTGGTAACGATGCTTTTATTCATCAATTACTTGAGCTAATTAGCCAGTTTTTTGCTGATCACCAAACGTCAATAGAACGTCTTACTGCTATCAGTATTCTAGCGGAAGGAATTTTAGATCCTTATCAAGGTACTATTCATCAATTGCCTAGTTTTGATATTAATGCATTACCAATAGCTCAACACCTGACTACACAAACGGGGTTATCTGTTTACTTACACCCAACGGTTGATGCACTAGCGTTAATGGATCATTTTGCTTTTTCTGCTAAACGACAGGCAAAAAACATTATTTACCTGCAACTTCATGATGCTGTTAATGTCACGATCTTAAATCAAGGTGTGACGTTAGATGCTAGCACGCACAAACCGCTTCTTTTTGGTCATACTCAGCTTAATGAGTCTCATCCTATTGCGTGTTATTGTGGCGGTGAAGGGTGCTTAGAAAGGCACGTTTCTATTGCTGCCATCTTACAAAAAGCCCGTATTTTACGCTGTAATTACCCACATACCGCTTTACTGCAAAATGAACTGTCGGTCGATAATATTTGCGCTGGCGCAATATTAGGTGATGAACTTTGTGTTTATCTAATAGAGGATGTTGCAAAACAGCTCGCAAAACCATTGGCACTTATGACGAATTTACTTGGTACAGAATTAATTCTGATAAATTCACCATTGAATGGAGCAGCCGAGGTGTTATTTGAACGATTGCGTCATTACATGAAACAAAGTGCATCTCATCTATACAGTTCTAATTTACTGATAGAAAAATCTAATTTTTCTATCAAAGAGAGTGAATCTACGTTAATTCAGCGCGCGCTGTATGATGGTTCACTGTTGCTACAATTGCTACAAGGCTAA
- the bioD gene encoding dethiobiotin synthase has product MTNLFITGTDTDVGKTVSTLAILQALNGQGIKAVGYKPIADQCIDTPEGVRNKDALLIHSVSKDFVSYDEVNPVRITDNYSHENSIDFSKIKQGLDHLHEQCDMVVIEGNGGWRYLLDDNTFYTDWLKGQTVGVILVVGIQHGCVNHALLTADAIRADGLPLIGWMANRINPGLAHYAQIIDRLQHHIKAPLIGEIPYLLRPEERDLGHYLHIEKLLDFINVPA; this is encoded by the coding sequence ATGACCAATCTATTTATTACCGGGACAGATACAGATGTCGGGAAGACAGTATCGACGCTTGCGATCTTGCAAGCACTTAATGGGCAAGGAATTAAAGCTGTAGGTTATAAACCAATTGCCGACCAATGCATTGATACCCCTGAAGGAGTCAGGAATAAAGACGCATTATTGATCCACAGTGTATCTAAGGATTTTGTTTCTTATGATGAAGTTAATCCTGTGCGTATCACTGACAACTACAGCCATGAGAACAGTATTGATTTTAGTAAAATTAAACAAGGTTTAGACCATTTACATGAACAATGCGACATGGTCGTTATTGAAGGGAATGGTGGTTGGCGCTATTTGCTTGATGACAATACCTTTTATACGGATTGGCTAAAAGGGCAAACTGTTGGCGTAATCTTAGTGGTGGGGATACAGCACGGTTGTGTGAATCATGCGTTATTAACGGCGGATGCGATTAGGGCAGATGGCTTACCCTTAATTGGCTGGATGGCAAACCGAATAAACCCAGGACTTGCTCATTATGCGCAAATTATTGACCGCTTGCAGCACCATATTAAAGCCCCATTGATCGGTGAGATCCCCTATTTATTGCGACCAGAAGAACGTGATTTAGGGCACTATCTGCATATCGAAAAATTACTAGACTTTATTAATGTACCTGCGTAA
- a CDS encoding DUF1161 domain-containing protein produces MQKKLLVPLFLVMLAPAFAQASCESVIEEIKQKIINNGVPADNFSLVAVPNDEVDPAKGQVVGHCQNDSYKIIYTRH; encoded by the coding sequence ATGCAAAAGAAATTATTAGTTCCATTATTTTTAGTCATGTTAGCACCGGCTTTTGCTCAAGCTTCATGTGAAAGCGTGATAGAGGAGATTAAACAAAAAATTATCAATAATGGTGTACCTGCTGATAATTTTAGTTTAGTTGCTGTCCCTAATGATGAGGTTGACCCCGCTAAAGGGCAAGTTGTCGGTCATTGCCAAAATGATTCATACAAAATTATCTATACCCGCCACTAG
- a CDS encoding DUF1283 family protein: MSTQNMLKKSLAAVCVCLPLFWATTAPAAQGNTTTSCTAGSTCVSVGKGDDSLNKEQARQEKEQWDNTRMLRNKINTRTEKEFDKIDAAFDAKDKCEKSLNLNAYWEPSTKRCLDVGIGRPINP, encoded by the coding sequence ATGAGTACACAGAATATGTTGAAAAAAAGTTTAGCCGCAGTTTGTGTCTGTTTACCATTATTTTGGGCAACAACTGCCCCCGCTGCTCAAGGAAATACCACAACTTCATGCACAGCAGGTAGTACTTGCGTTTCTGTTGGCAAAGGTGATGACTCGTTAAACAAAGAGCAAGCTCGCCAAGAAAAAGAGCAATGGGATAACACTCGTATGCTACGTAATAAGATCAATACACGTACTGAAAAAGAGTTTGATAAGATTGATGCCGCATTTGATGCAAAAGACAAATGTGAAAAAAGCTTAAATCTGAATGCGTATTGGGAACCCAGTACAAAGCGTTGCTTAGATGTCGGTATTGGCCGTCCAATTAACCCATAA
- the ydfG gene encoding bifunctional NADP-dependent 3-hydroxy acid dehydrogenase/3-hydroxypropionate dehydrogenase YdfG produces MIILVTGASSGFGESIARRFIQQGHTVIGTGRRTERLIALQNELGNNFHPLTLDVQDRKAIQAAVANLPSSLKNIDVLVNNAGLALGLEPAFDANPDDWEIMIDTNTKGLVNMTYEVLQGMVAKDHGHIINIGSTAASWPYKGGNVYGATKAFVKQFSLGLRADLQGKKIRVTDIEPGLVGGTEFSNVRFKGDNDKASNTYKGADALTPEDIAETVFWVATLPAHMNVNTLELMPVCQTFAGLTVHKQL; encoded by the coding sequence ATGATTATATTAGTAACAGGTGCATCATCAGGGTTCGGCGAATCCATCGCGCGTAGATTTATTCAACAAGGTCATACCGTTATTGGCACTGGACGCAGAACTGAGCGTTTGATTGCGCTACAAAATGAATTAGGTAATAATTTTCACCCGTTAACATTGGATGTTCAAGATAGAAAAGCCATTCAAGCCGCCGTTGCTAATTTACCCTCTTCTTTGAAAAACATTGATGTTCTCGTCAATAATGCCGGCTTGGCATTAGGCTTAGAGCCTGCTTTTGATGCGAACCCTGATGATTGGGAAATTATGATTGACACTAATACCAAAGGTTTGGTCAATATGACTTATGAAGTGCTACAAGGCATGGTGGCAAAAGATCATGGTCATATTATTAATATCGGCTCAACAGCAGCAAGTTGGCCTTATAAAGGTGGTAATGTGTATGGTGCGACAAAAGCTTTTGTTAAACAATTTTCATTAGGTTTACGCGCAGATTTACAGGGTAAAAAAATTCGAGTCACCGATATTGAGCCTGGTTTGGTTGGTGGAACCGAGTTTTCTAATGTTCGCTTTAAAGGGGACAATGATAAAGCATCAAATACCTATAAAGGCGCAGATGCACTCACCCCAGAAGATATCGCTGAAACTGTATTTTGGGTTGCAACGCTCCCAGCTCATATGAACGTAAATACACTGGAATTAATGCCAGTCTGCCAAACCTTTGCTGGGTTAACTGTTCATAAACAACTTTAA
- a CDS encoding DUF4139 domain-containing protein, whose translation MTVSIRIVSGLLFTSLLAATHAIAESESFLNQNVKLKHATVFLRGAELDNHVTLSLKPGQNDVVLTNIAANIDPRTLSVSLPNKDVIIRSINVRQVAIPPIYSPEITALQEQQKQNNQQIENLNIAIKVGEEQLSLLKDQRFFGENNNQTIEQSSQKLSFIRQQMTQILQEQQQNQTSINVLEEKNALLQAQIDENLPTIVDQQTQIVMVIDAKNATTAQMQLSYLTPDAAWSPSYDFRSQDIESPIVLTYKANVVQNTGIDWQNVNLTLSSINPSKNITPFNLQPWRLAIYDDSAQYDSQALTQSVPAPTAMVEMSAPAKRARANTGISSFVTASSNGINLSYDISLPYSLKSSTKPNSLTIKQQDVTGKYLYTTTPKLAEEVFLQAGIDNWQALNLLNGNANIYYGNTYIGQFNIDTNQLSDTLFIPFGIDKNIQISRESNEKMKKKPSFIGSTIEQKEGYLIKAQNRHKKPINLTIIDQLPISQDSEIKVSEIDNKQANVNKTTGELTWEVTLEPNQQIEIPFNYTLSYPKDKHIVGLE comes from the coding sequence ATGACAGTTTCCATTCGTATTGTAAGTGGCTTACTTTTTACATCACTTCTTGCCGCCACCCACGCTATTGCTGAATCAGAAAGTTTTTTAAATCAAAATGTTAAACTAAAGCATGCAACAGTATTTTTGCGTGGTGCTGAGTTAGATAACCATGTGACGTTGTCACTTAAACCAGGTCAAAATGATGTTGTATTGACCAATATCGCAGCGAATATCGACCCGCGAACCTTGTCTGTTAGTCTGCCAAATAAGGATGTGATCATTCGTTCAATCAATGTCCGTCAAGTTGCCATTCCCCCTATTTATTCCCCTGAAATCACTGCGCTTCAAGAGCAACAAAAACAGAATAACCAACAAATTGAGAACTTGAATATTGCAATTAAAGTCGGTGAAGAACAATTATCGTTATTGAAAGATCAGCGCTTTTTTGGCGAAAATAATAACCAAACCATTGAACAGTCATCACAAAAACTGAGTTTTATCCGTCAGCAAATGACACAAATACTTCAAGAACAACAGCAAAATCAAACATCAATTAATGTGCTCGAAGAAAAAAATGCGTTGTTGCAAGCTCAAATTGATGAAAACTTGCCTACTATCGTTGATCAACAAACCCAGATAGTCATGGTTATTGATGCGAAAAATGCGACTACAGCACAAATGCAGCTTTCTTATCTTACCCCTGATGCTGCTTGGTCTCCTAGTTATGACTTTCGTAGCCAAGATATTGAATCCCCTATCGTTCTTACCTACAAAGCCAATGTTGTGCAAAATACTGGGATTGATTGGCAAAACGTGAACTTAACATTGTCCTCTATTAATCCGTCTAAAAACATTACACCGTTTAATCTGCAACCTTGGCGCTTAGCAATATATGATGATAGCGCGCAATATGACTCTCAAGCGTTAACGCAGTCGGTCCCTGCACCGACTGCAATGGTAGAAATGAGCGCGCCTGCAAAAAGAGCACGTGCTAATACGGGGATTTCAAGCTTTGTCACAGCATCGAGCAATGGCATCAATTTAAGTTATGATATCTCATTACCCTATAGTTTAAAAAGCAGTACAAAGCCTAACTCGCTGACGATTAAACAACAGGATGTCACAGGGAAATATCTATACACTACAACCCCGAAATTAGCGGAAGAGGTGTTTTTACAAGCAGGTATTGATAATTGGCAGGCGCTGAACTTACTCAATGGCAACGCCAATATTTACTATGGCAATACTTATATTGGCCAATTCAATATTGATACCAATCAACTAAGTGATACTCTTTTTATCCCATTTGGCATTGATAAAAACATTCAGATTTCTCGTGAAAGCAACGAAAAGATGAAGAAAAAACCGAGTTTTATTGGTTCAACCATTGAGCAAAAAGAAGGATATTTGATTAAAGCCCAAAATAGGCATAAAAAACCAATTAATTTGACTATTATTGACCAATTGCCAATTAGCCAAGATAGCGAAATCAAAGTATCTGAAATTGATAATAAACAGGCTAATGTTAATAAAACAACAGGCGAATTAACTTGGGAGGTCACCCTAGAGCCAAATCAACAGATTGAAATTCCGTTTAATTATACGTTGAGCTACCCAAAAGATAAGCATATCGTTGGTCTTGAATAG
- a CDS encoding fimbrial protein, with translation MKLFSFKSFVAIALAASSFTSFAEQHTLHFRISGTFDEIVPPCGIDGDQTFNFQFGSISPAMAIGAETEAKIANIKLRCLEKAKVSFYFDNPQSDISSSVYKTQASHIGVKVKLDNGEIRPGEKVSREALGDQNFPLRVSLYKLAHMEGKGGNFNFTLTGIIETDYL, from the coding sequence ATGAAACTATTTAGCTTCAAATCTTTCGTTGCAATTGCTCTCGCTGCGAGCTCTTTTACGAGTTTCGCTGAACAGCACACCTTACACTTTAGAATATCTGGAACATTCGATGAAATCGTACCGCCATGTGGTATTGATGGAGATCAAACTTTTAATTTCCAATTTGGTTCAATTTCACCAGCAATGGCTATCGGAGCAGAAACAGAGGCGAAAATCGCAAATATTAAACTTAGGTGCCTAGAAAAGGCAAAAGTATCTTTTTATTTTGATAATCCACAGTCTGATATTTCGAGTAGTGTATATAAAACGCAAGCAAGCCATATAGGAGTTAAAGTCAAATTAGATAATGGTGAAATTAGGCCTGGTGAAAAGGTAAGTAGGGAAGCTCTTGGGGATCAAAATTTTCCATTGAGAGTCAGCTTATACAAATTAGCTCATATGGAAGGTAAAGGGGGGAATTTTAATTTTACGCTAACAGGTATTATTGAAACAGATTATTTGTAG
- a CDS encoding GNAT family N-acetyltransferase → MPISINMAHSSEAKELTAIALESKQYWGYSDDFIEMCRDELTLKEADFINSLIFVAKNNERCCGFIQLRLNGNTGQGELEKLFVAPSFIGQGIGKTLYDLAIEHARKMNLKELLLDADPNAERFYKKMGAITMYNTPSESIPERLIPKMKITL, encoded by the coding sequence ATGCCGATTAGTATTAATATGGCTCATAGCTCTGAAGCAAAAGAACTTACAGCAATAGCTCTGGAATCCAAACAATACTGGGGATATAGTGATGACTTTATTGAGATGTGCCGTGATGAGCTAACACTAAAAGAAGCCGATTTTATTAACTCTTTAATTTTTGTAGCAAAAAATAATGAAAGATGTTGTGGTTTTATTCAACTTAGATTGAATGGAAATACAGGACAAGGTGAACTAGAAAAGCTATTTGTTGCCCCTTCTTTTATTGGTCAAGGCATTGGTAAAACCTTGTATGATCTAGCCATAGAACATGCACGAAAGATGAATTTAAAAGAGTTATTACTTGATGCAGATCCTAATGCTGAACGTTTTTATAAAAAAATGGGCGCAATAACAATGTACAACACACCTTCAGAGTCAATCCCTGAACGACTTATACCAAAAATGAAAATTACTTTATAA